The genomic window CAGTATATACGGTAACAGTTTTGTCATCGACTTATCATACACTTTGAAACCGGAAATATATCTGTATGTGGATTTTCCTGGCCCGGACAGTGAACGGAAACCAACGGTCAGAATTGAAAAAGATTCAATCACCAGGAATTATGTATGGGAATACGACGACAGGCAATTCCAGCTCCAGGCCAGATATGACAAAGAAGCTTATGAATTATATTCGCAGAGAACCCGTTATCGTGATTGGGTGCATTTTGTAAATGACCCTTATGATGATGCATTCATATCCCAGATTACATTGCAAATGGAAAATCTGGCAGAAGAAGCAGGTTATGGCCGGGAGGAGATTCCTTACATAACCATGCTTTTTGTCCAGTCCCTTCCTTATGTCAGTGACAGTGTTTCTGCAGGGTATGATGAATATCCCAGATTCCCTTTTGAAACAATGTACCACGGAGGCGGGGATTGTGAAGATTCATCTATCCTGCTTGCAGCACTTTTGTATGACATGGGATATGGCGTGTCGCTGATTGAATTGCCCGGCCACATGGCTGTGGGGGTAAAGGGCAGCGATGACCTTCCCGGAAGCTATTATGATTATTCGGGAACGAAATATTTCTACCTTGAAACAACAGATTCAGGCTGGGAAGTGGGCCGGATTCCCACCGTATACAGGAATACCGAGGTCCGGATAATTCCTATTACTGACGGCTATCCAGAAATTGTAATTGACTTTGCAGGCAGCGGAAGACATGATTCCCGGTTTTCCTATATTGATCTTGATATCGAGGTAGAGAATGTCGGTTCTGAAAAAGCTAAAGATGTTATTATTTATACTGGCCTCGAAGCCACGCAGGAAGGTATGGTCTGGGATCAGGTTGCAAGTGACCAGATCTCCGAAATTGATGTGGATGAAGCAGTCTCTTATAAGATTTCGAACCTGAAGGTTCCTGTGGGAGAGACTTATCGGATTGGAATCCGGGTTGTGGGATCAAATACCGGCGCTGAATATGTCTACAGTGACTGGCATGTTTCCTGAAATAGTGATGTGCCTACTGTGGTACAAAAAAGATGTTCTAATGAAAGCATTGGATGTTTGGAAATCAGTAAAATATTATGGTGGGCCTAACCGGATTCGAACCGGTGATCGCTCGGTTATGAGCCGAGCGCTCTAACCAGACTAAGCTATAGGCCCATAAAAAATGATGAAAGGAGCGCCGCCAACAGGGCTCGAACCTGTGACATTCTGGTTAACAGCCAGACACTCTACCAACTGAGTTATGGCGGCACTTTGCATGCGACTTGTCGCGAGCGCTTCTAATGCATTAATCTGATTTAAACTTTTTGTCTGGCGCCGGCAAAAAGGGGGTACATCAGAGGATTTTACAGGTAACCCCCATACTTACCATAGATTGGAATGGATGCACCACAGTATTCACATTTGTTGTCCTCTGTCAGATGACTTTCTTCCACATCAAAAACACCCCTGCCTATAATCATATTGCCACAGGAAGGACAGAACGTATGCTCATATTTAGAGGACAAAACATTGCCCAGATATACATATTCCAGTCCTTCCTCAGTTGCGATTTCATGGGCCAGGTCGAGAGTCTCAATAGGAGTTGGAGAAACATTCTGGAGTTTATAGTATGGATGAAAACGTGTGAAATGAACCGGTGTTTCTTTACCCAGGTTTTCCACTACCCATCTGGAAACATCCCTCAATTCATCACTTGAATCATTGAATGTAGGAATTACCAGATACACCACCTCTACATGCATTCCCAGTTCACGGGCCAATTTGGCTGAATCGAGAACGGGTTGCAAATGTGCAGAAGAAAGTTCATGATAGAACTTTTCTGTAAATGCCTTGATATCGACCCTGAAAGCATCCAGGTAAGGAGATATATGCTTCAATGCCTCCGGTGTGATATAGCCATTTGTCACATAAACCGTAGCAAGGCCTGCTTCTTTAGCAAGTTTTGCACTGTCATAGGTATATTCATACCATATAGTAGGCTCATTATAGGTCCAGGCAATACTTTTGCAACCTGCTGCAAGGGCTCTATCGATTGCCTGCTCAGGGGTGATCTCCACCGATTGTGCTTCATCCAGGTTGACCTGCGAAATGGTCCAGTTCTGGCAATGTTTACAGCGGAAATTACAGCCAATAGTCCCGAGTGAATAGGAGTAAGTGCCCGGATAGAAATGGAATAAGGGTTTCTTTTCAATCGGATCAACAGCTTCACTTGAAACCGTATTATAAATCAGGCTATACAGCTTTCCTTCCTTATTCTGTCGCACCTTGCAAAAACCGGTTTTGCCTTCTGCTATGCGACACCTGTGATTACATAAATTGCAACGTACCTTTTTATCCTCAAGTTGTTCATAGAACATAGCTTCTTTTAACAAACTTATACCCCTCTTTAACTGGGTATTTTGAATGATAAAAAACTATCTGCCAATAGATTAGAATGTTCCAACCTTTGCATCAACTGTTGCCTTGTGAAGATAAAAATCGATTCTGCTACCTGATGGGTTCAAATCGAAGATTACATAATCGTCTCCTTGATCAACATTGTAATCCCCGGAATAAGCAAGATCGGCATTTTTAGCAGAGTCGTTGAGATATTTAGCCCATGCTGAAGGATAACTGGTATTCATAGAAATTGTAAGGTTGGTAAGTGATTCATTTTTAGTTGGAGTAAACTCTTCTACCCAATCATCACCTGTAAGTTTAACCTCTTCAATACCGTTGCTGGTAATCACTACCCTATCCCCGGCAATTTCCATTAAAGTCAAATCAACTAATAGGGTTCCAGATTGGTTTTTTATTGAAATGGACGGATCCAGTTTCATAAGAGATCTTTCCCTTTGCGAAACGATTACAGCCCCGTTTTCATAGGCAAAGCTTTGGTCAACGTAATAACCATTATTTGAAGCATAACCAATAGTGCCAAGATCATATGAGCCAAGTGATATGAAAGAGCCTGTAGAATTTATTCCCGTAATATCCATATTGTAAATACCATCATTCACCGAAATTATGCCACTTGATTTGGTGGGGCCCACAATGGGAATATCTCCTCCTCCCATCTTAATGGGTATGCTTAAAGAAACAGTACTATTTTCATCAATGGAACTGGCAAGTGAAAGCATATCAGCCCGGGCCTTTAACTGGGAAATGTCATCATAGACATCATCCATATGGGCTTTTTCAGCATCTGCTTTCCATTCAGGTATGTAATGAGCGTTAAAGACAGCCAGCACCGTCACAAAAAGACCCAGCAAAAGGACAAATGAAACTACTGTTGACACTGCAGATTCGGATTCGAATAACTGTTTTACTGAGTTCATATAGTTCCATTGCTCCTGCTTACATGTAAACCTGTTTT from Methanohalophilus halophilus includes these protein-coding regions:
- the amrS gene encoding AmmeMemoRadiSam system radical SAM enzyme, yielding MLKEAMFYEQLEDKKVRCNLCNHRCRIAEGKTGFCKVRQNKEGKLYSLIYNTVSSEAVDPIEKKPLFHFYPGTYSYSLGTIGCNFRCKHCQNWTISQVNLDEAQSVEITPEQAIDRALAAGCKSIAWTYNEPTIWYEYTYDSAKLAKEAGLATVYVTNGYITPEALKHISPYLDAFRVDIKAFTEKFYHELSSAHLQPVLDSAKLARELGMHVEVVYLVIPTFNDSSDELRDVSRWVVENLGKETPVHFTRFHPYYKLQNVSPTPIETLDLAHEIATEEGLEYVYLGNVLSSKYEHTFCPSCGNMIIGRGVFDVEESHLTEDNKCEYCGASIPIYGKYGGYL
- a CDS encoding DUF7289 family protein encodes the protein MNSVKQLFESESAVSTVVSFVLLLGLFVTVLAVFNAHYIPEWKADAEKAHMDDVYDDISQLKARADMLSLASSIDENSTVSLSIPIKMGGGDIPIVGPTKSSGIISVNDGIYNMDITGINSTGSFISLGSYDLGTIGYASNNGYYVDQSFAYENGAVIVSQRERSLMKLDPSISIKNQSGTLLVDLTLMEIAGDRVVITSNGIEEVKLTGDDWVEEFTPTKNESLTNLTISMNTSYPSAWAKYLNDSAKNADLAYSGDYNVDQGDDYVIFDLNPSGSRIDFYLHKATVDAKVGTF